The following coding sequences are from one Desulfobacterales bacterium window:
- a CDS encoding PAS domain S-box protein — protein MELKVKFSRRLSYRQAKNTVIIALLLGLLSSVIQIALDFLHEREKTDSIVLEIISMFHDAAARAVYDIDELAAKSVSSGLFKYQPIRRVEIIDDFGNILNKSVRNITNQKQKWLEKLVRRVFDEDKKYTVSLYIRGQSKSFGNIIVGVDTYLVAENFLKRAILVLVSGIVRNIALSFVLMLMFYYSLTLPLLRATKEISKVDIAEPAASLVTIPKGHQDDEFGLLIDTVNMVLNSFDISLMDLEQTEQALRKSESKYRNIFENSISGIFQILPTGFFVTANPSLARICGYDSSSEFIMNINNIARHLFTEPEKYLQFQDILEKEGFIKDFEFNLKRKDQSIIIAVINAQVVKDEKDTLLYYEGILEDITQRKQGEELMLSLNRELEQRVLERTSELEAANKELEAFSYSVSHDLRAPLRAIDGFSQALLEDYYDKLDDDGRDFLQRIRVASQKMGKLIDDLLKLSRVTRDDMKREELNLSLMVKDILENLSSKEPQREVEILIEDNLTVSGDARLIRIMLDNLLGNAWKYTSKVEHTRIEFGKKIKNDIGNFYIKDNGDGFNMIYVDKLFKAFNRLHTPDKFEGTGIGLAIVQRVINRHGGSIWAEGKEGEGAVFYFIL, from the coding sequence ATGGAATTAAAAGTTAAATTTAGCCGTCGTCTTTCTTATAGACAAGCTAAGAATACTGTGATTATAGCTCTTTTACTTGGATTATTAAGCAGCGTTATCCAAATTGCGCTTGATTTTCTCCATGAGCGTGAAAAGACAGATTCAATTGTTTTAGAAATTATCAGTATGTTTCATGATGCGGCAGCTAGAGCTGTTTATGATATTGATGAATTGGCCGCTAAAAGCGTATCGAGCGGTCTGTTTAAATATCAGCCCATCAGAAGAGTTGAGATTATTGATGATTTTGGTAATATTCTCAATAAAAGTGTACGGAATATAACCAATCAGAAGCAGAAGTGGCTAGAAAAACTTGTCAGAAGAGTTTTTGATGAGGATAAAAAATATACTGTTTCTCTTTATATTCGAGGACAATCCAAATCATTTGGCAATATTATTGTAGGAGTCGATACTTATCTAGTGGCTGAGAACTTTCTAAAGCGAGCCATTTTAGTTCTTGTGAGCGGGATAGTGCGCAACATTGCTCTATCTTTTGTGCTTATGCTCATGTTCTATTACTCGCTTACGCTTCCTCTTCTTAGAGCGACTAAAGAGATTTCAAAGGTTGATATTGCAGAACCAGCCGCAAGCCTTGTAACAATTCCAAAAGGGCATCAAGATGATGAATTTGGTCTCTTAATTGATACCGTTAACATGGTGTTGAATAGCTTTGATATAAGCCTTATGGATCTTGAGCAAACTGAACAAGCTTTAAGAAAATCAGAATCAAAATACCGTAATATCTTTGAAAATTCAATTTCAGGAATTTTTCAGATCCTACCAACTGGCTTCTTCGTAACCGCCAATCCTTCTTTAGCCAGAATTTGCGGTTACGATTCGTCATCTGAATTTATTATGAATATCAACAATATTGCGCGTCACTTATTTACCGAACCTGAAAAATATTTGCAATTTCAAGACATCCTTGAAAAAGAAGGATTTATAAAAGATTTTGAATTTAATTTAAAACGTAAAGATCAGAGTATCATTATTGCGGTAATCAATGCTCAAGTTGTTAAGGATGAAAAAGATACTTTATTATACTATGAAGGGATTTTGGAAGATATTACGCAACGAAAGCAAGGCGAAGAGTTAATGCTTTCACTTAATAGAGAACTTGAACAGCGTGTATTAGAAAGAACTTCCGAGTTAGAAGCTGCAAATAAAGAACTTGAGGCTTTTTCTTATTCTGTATCCCATGATCTTAGGGCTCCTTTGCGAGCTATAGACGGATTTAGCCAGGCCTTACTGGAAGACTATTATGATAAATTAGACGATGATGGTCGCGACTTTTTACAGCGCATACGGGTAGCTAGTCAAAAAATGGGAAAATTAATAGATGATCTTTTAAAACTCTCTCGGGTAACACGCGATGATATGAAGCGTGAAGAACTTAATCTTAGCCTAATGGTAAAAGATATTTTAGAAAATCTTAGCTCAAAAGAGCCTCAGCGCGAAGTAGAGATCTTGATCGAAGATAATTTAACTGTTAGTGGTGATGCCAGATTAATTCGTATTATGTTAGATAACTTATTAGGAAATGCTTGGAAATATACATCAAAAGTTGAGCATACCCGTATTGAATTTGGTAAAAAGATAAAAAATGACATCGGTAATTTTTATATTAAAGATAATGGTGATGGTTTTAATATGATCTATGTTGATAAATTATTCAAAGCTTTTAATCGTCTCCATACACCCGATAAATTTGAAGGAACAGGAATAGGGCTGGCTATTGTTCAAAGAGTAATTAATAGGCATGGGGGTAGCATTTGGGCAGAAGGAAAAGAAGGGGAAGGCGCAGTCTTTTATTTTATTTTATAA
- a CDS encoding response regulator, which translates to MHSVGWGKELECSEFIEGLVREVDLPGDSLIETEKIILLVEDNPDDVFLTKRALKKSKIHNKIVVVNDGEEALEYLFGTGRYQNRNKNESPQVVLLDLKLPKIDGLEVLKRMRQDERTRMLPVVILTTSKEQSDMLKGYELGANSYIRKPVNFNQFVDAVGQLALYWMVINEAPPS; encoded by the coding sequence ATGCACTCAGTTGGTTGGGGCAAGGAATTAGAATGTAGCGAATTTATAGAGGGTTTGGTGCGAGAAGTTGATCTGCCTGGCGACTCTTTAATCGAAACTGAAAAAATAATTTTACTTGTAGAAGACAATCCTGATGATGTATTTTTAACTAAACGAGCTCTTAAAAAGAGTAAAATTCACAATAAAATAGTGGTAGTAAATGATGGGGAAGAGGCTTTAGAATATCTATTCGGCACTGGTCGCTATCAAAATCGCAATAAGAATGAAAGTCCACAAGTTGTTCTTTTAGATCTTAAGCTTCCTAAAATTGATGGATTAGAAGTTCTTAAACGTATGCGTCAAGATGAGCGAACAAGGATGTTGCCTGTAGTTATTCTGACTACTTCCAAAGAGCAATCAGATATGCTAAAAGGCTACGAACTTGGCGCTAATAGTTATATCCGTAAACCTGTAAATTTTAATCAGTTTGTTGATGCTGTAGGCCAGTTAGCGCTTTACTGGATGGTAATAAATGAGGCTCCTCCTTCCTAA
- a CDS encoding response regulator: protein MEHTLRVLIIEDSEDDAILMTRLLKKGGYKLVWRRIANAESLISALDEPWDIILSDYSMPGFDGRSALEIVKNKGMDIPFIVISGFLIEENAVEILKAGAGDFVAKGQWARFVPAIERELREAEERREKQKAKKAKEEAEARYRSLFEHMNEGVYQSTPEGHFIVANPAMARILGYDSSDELIQKTAKINEHLFVNLNEQHEFFRYLKQTGSVNGFEAQMFRKNRAKIWVSIHSHAIRNNEGDVELIEGWVEDISERRQAEEELKKYREHLEKMVALRTSELKSANEELQKAKEIADAATRAKSEFLANMSHEIRTPMNGVISAAELIMNEELSPKVNKYLQIIHTSAYSLLGVINDILDFSKIEAGQLVEEKAPFLLNELLDNIISIFISKASEKRIELLLDMDTDIPIDLIGDSLRLQQILTNLIGNAIKFTDQGGSVTIGVKNISNLKDEVKLQFSIEDTGIGINDEQIDKLFKPFSQADASITRKYGGTGLGLTICKQLVKMMGGEIWVKSELNKGSSFFFILNLKRQSQDSTRFVMVKDLAGLKVLLLDNSSKSGLITKKILNSFGFRVDFVTSSSMLLDLLKQKVSSKDPFQLIIFQRFMSEMDGLELSKEIRFGLKVTTPIIIICDYGKEVDTYDHETSDINGFLLKPLSASAIYNLIMDVFGKETSKILKPKKELIKNASAYKNELAGLNILVAEDNATNQAVVSAILKLVGIKAKIAKDGNEALELFKKNIFDAILMDVQMPEMDGFEATRLIRKFEAEIGDSHIPIIAMTAHAMKGDEEKCLQAGMDAYVSKPINHNIFFKTLANTIKLEKQKVIPENFLIEDVDKLSEEPLPELPGINVRTAMVALNFDWKTFQEILIRFMHSNKNTMTNIYLSLEQKKWDVLKNIAHGLKGSGSNIGAYDLEQVAKNLEMANIFDSTLIDAVEKELNKVIQSIQQLEESKNFDIPLSESKINQKLFSKTIIQLIEAIEYCDPVMSKQYFKILKYNIDDPSIQTLEKYLSNYDFDQALEIAQRFS from the coding sequence ATGGAACATACCTTACGTGTATTGATTATTGAAGATTCGGAAGATGATGCCATCCTTATGACTCGTTTACTAAAAAAAGGAGGGTATAAATTAGTATGGAGGAGAATTGCTAATGCTGAAAGCTTGATTAGCGCCCTTGATGAACCCTGGGATATTATCTTATCTGATTATTCAATGCCTGGTTTTGATGGCCGTTCAGCCTTAGAAATAGTTAAAAATAAAGGCATGGATATACCTTTTATTGTAATTTCTGGTTTTTTGATTGAAGAAAATGCCGTTGAAATTCTGAAAGCCGGAGCTGGAGATTTTGTTGCAAAGGGTCAATGGGCGAGGTTTGTTCCTGCTATTGAAAGAGAACTCAGGGAAGCTGAAGAACGTCGTGAGAAGCAGAAGGCTAAAAAAGCTAAGGAAGAAGCTGAAGCAAGGTATAGAAGCCTCTTTGAACATATGAATGAAGGGGTTTATCAGAGCACACCTGAAGGACACTTTATAGTTGCTAATCCAGCCATGGCTCGTATTCTTGGTTATGATTCAAGTGATGAGCTTATTCAAAAAACAGCTAAAATCAATGAACACTTATTTGTTAATCTAAATGAACAGCATGAATTTTTTAGATATTTGAAACAAACTGGCTCAGTCAATGGTTTTGAAGCTCAAATGTTTCGCAAGAATCGTGCTAAGATTTGGGTTTCAATTCATTCTCATGCCATTAGGAATAATGAAGGTGATGTTGAGCTAATTGAGGGCTGGGTAGAAGATATCAGTGAGCGCCGCCAAGCTGAAGAAGAATTAAAAAAATATCGTGAACATCTAGAAAAAATGGTAGCTTTGCGCACTTCTGAACTGAAGAGCGCCAACGAAGAACTACAGAAAGCCAAAGAAATTGCCGATGCTGCTACACGCGCTAAAAGTGAGTTTTTAGCAAACATGAGCCATGAAATTCGAACACCAATGAATGGAGTGATTAGTGCAGCTGAGCTAATCATGAATGAAGAACTAAGCCCAAAAGTTAATAAATACCTTCAAATTATTCATACTTCTGCATACTCACTATTAGGAGTAATTAATGATATTCTCGATTTTTCTAAGATTGAAGCCGGACAATTAGTGGAAGAAAAAGCTCCATTCTTGCTGAATGAGCTTTTAGATAATATAATCAGTATCTTTATTAGCAAAGCCTCCGAAAAAAGAATTGAACTTTTACTTGATATGGATACCGACATTCCTATTGATTTGATTGGTGATTCACTACGATTGCAACAAATTCTCACTAATTTAATAGGTAATGCTATTAAATTTACCGATCAAGGTGGCTCTGTTACTATTGGTGTAAAAAATATTTCAAATTTGAAAGATGAAGTAAAGCTACAATTTTCTATTGAAGATACCGGTATAGGAATCAATGACGAACAGATAGATAAATTATTTAAGCCTTTCAGTCAGGCTGATGCCTCAATTACAAGAAAATATGGTGGGACAGGTTTAGGGTTAACAATCTGTAAACAATTAGTAAAAATGATGGGAGGAGAAATTTGGGTAAAAAGTGAGTTAAATAAAGGGAGTTCTTTCTTTTTCATTTTAAATTTAAAACGTCAGTCTCAAGACTCGACCAGATTTGTTATGGTGAAAGATTTAGCTGGATTAAAGGTGTTACTACTTGACAATAGCTCTAAAAGTGGCTTGATTACCAAAAAAATTCTCAACTCCTTTGGATTTAGAGTGGATTTTGTCACTTCAAGTTCTATGCTCTTAGATCTCCTGAAGCAAAAAGTGTCTTCAAAAGACCCCTTTCAATTAATAATTTTCCAGCGGTTTATGTCTGAAATGGATGGGCTTGAGCTATCAAAAGAAATTAGGTTTGGGCTTAAGGTAACTACTCCTATTATTATCATCTGTGATTATGGCAAGGAGGTTGATACTTATGATCATGAAACATCTGATATTAATGGTTTTTTACTAAAACCTCTTAGCGCTTCAGCTATTTACAATTTAATTATGGATGTTTTTGGCAAAGAAACTTCTAAGATTCTAAAACCTAAAAAAGAGCTTATCAAAAATGCTTCAGCTTATAAGAACGAACTTGCGGGCCTTAACATATTAGTAGCTGAAGATAATGCTACTAATCAAGCTGTTGTTTCAGCTATCCTTAAACTGGTAGGAATCAAGGCGAAGATAGCAAAAGACGGCAATGAAGCCTTAGAATTATTTAAAAAAAATATTTTTGATGCCATATTAATGGACGTGCAGATGCCTGAAATGGATGGTTTTGAGGCTACCAGATTAATCCGTAAATTTGAAGCTGAAATAGGAGATAGCCATATTCCAATTATTGCCATGACAGCTCATGCTATGAAGGGTGATGAAGAAAAATGCCTGCAGGCTGGAATGGATGCCTATGTTTCAAAGCCAATAAATCATAATATTTTCTTTAAGACTCTCGCAAACACTATTAAATTAGAAAAGCAAAAAGTGATTCCTGAAAATTTTTTGATAGAAGACGTTGATAAACTTAGCGAAGAACCTCTTCCAGAACTACCAGGTATAAATGTCAGGACAGCAATGGTTGCTTTAAATTTTGACTGGAAAACTTTTCAAGAAATATTGATTCGTTTTATGCACAGCAATAAAAACACTATGACTAACATCTATTTGTCCCTTGAGCAAAAAAAATGGGATGTTTTGAAAAATATTGCCCACGGTCTTAAAGGGAGTGGTTCTAATATTGGAGCCTATGATTTGGAGCAGGTTGCTAAAAACTTGGAGATGGCTAATATTTTCGATTCAACATTAATAGATGCTGTGGAAAAAGAATTGAATAAAGTCATCCAATCAATCCAACAGTTGGAAGAATCTAAAAATTTTGACATCCCTCTTTCAGAGTCAAAAATAAATCAAAAACTTTTTTCTAAAACTATAATCCAACTAATCGAAGCTATTGAATATTGTGATCCAGTAATGAGTAAGCAATATTTTAAAATCCTCAAGTATAATATTGATGATCCCTCTATTCAAACTTTAGAAAAATATCTATCTAATTATGATTTTGATCAAGCTTTAGAAATTGCGCAAAGATTCTCTTAA
- a CDS encoding response regulator, which produces MIENEKVILLVEDNPDDVILTMRALKKSKIRNHVVVVQDGEEALDYLFCTGKYQNRDKTERPQVVLLDLKLPKIDGLEVLKRMREDSRTRLMPVVILTTSKEQSDMLRGYELGVNSYIRKPVDFNQFVEAVGQLTLYWVVLNEPPPSATNNLLD; this is translated from the coding sequence ATGATAGAAAACGAAAAAGTTATTTTATTAGTCGAGGATAATCCTGATGACGTAATTCTTACGATGCGGGCTCTTAAAAAAAGTAAAATTCGTAATCATGTAGTAGTGGTTCAAGATGGTGAAGAAGCATTGGATTATTTATTTTGTACTGGAAAATATCAAAATAGGGATAAAACTGAAAGACCCCAGGTAGTGCTTTTAGATCTTAAACTTCCTAAAATTGACGGACTTGAAGTTTTAAAGCGCATGCGGGAAGATTCTCGGACGAGACTAATGCCGGTTGTTATTTTAACAACATCAAAAGAGCAATCTGATATGCTGAGGGGCTATGAATTGGGTGTTAACAGCTATATTCGTAAACCAGTTGATTTCAATCAGTTTGTAGAAGCAGTCGGTCAATTGACACTTTATTGGGTTGTCTTAAATGAACCACCACCTTCAGCAACCAATAATTTATTGGATTGA
- a CDS encoding 4Fe-4S dicluster domain-containing protein has translation MKEVHNNENAKKFGMVIDLDKCTGCGSCMVACMAENNVPFKVDESNKLDSITWIRVYKLTNGKPFPDTEICYIPRPCMHCGGKGDLGHSPCVSVCPATATDYDHNTGIVSQIYTRCFGCRYCMAACPYHARYFNWWDPIWPEDMKKYLSPNVSPRMRGVVEKCSFCFHRHQLAMEKAHYEGRKELEENEYQTACTQACPAGAITFGNLNNHEHKVYELKKDPRAFRLLERLQTNPKVYYLTTKEWVRRAGDNYLKNEFKNVNV, from the coding sequence ATGAAAGAAGTTCATAATAATGAAAACGCAAAAAAATTTGGCATGGTAATAGACCTCGATAAATGCACAGGCTGCGGCTCGTGTATGGTCGCCTGTATGGCCGAAAATAATGTGCCTTTTAAAGTTGATGAATCAAATAAACTTGATAGCATCACATGGATTCGTGTTTATAAATTAACAAATGGAAAACCTTTTCCTGATACAGAAATTTGTTATATACCGCGTCCTTGCATGCACTGCGGAGGAAAAGGAGATCTCGGTCATTCACCATGCGTGTCGGTCTGTCCAGCTACTGCAACGGATTATGACCATAATACAGGAATTGTTAGCCAAATATATACCAGATGTTTTGGATGCAGGTATTGTATGGCCGCCTGTCCTTACCATGCAAGATATTTTAATTGGTGGGATCCTATCTGGCCAGAAGATATGAAAAAATACTTAAGTCCAAATGTTTCTCCAAGAATGCGTGGTGTTGTTGAAAAATGCAGTTTCTGTTTTCATCGACACCAACTTGCTATGGAAAAGGCTCATTATGAAGGCAGAAAAGAACTCGAAGAAAATGAATACCAAACAGCATGTACTCAAGCATGTCCTGCCGGAGCAATAACCTTTGGAAATTTAAACAATCATGAACACAAAGTTTATGAGTTAAAGAAGGATCCTCGAGCTTTTAGGCTTTTAGAAAGGCTTCAAACTAACCCTAAAGTGTATTATCTCACAACAAAAGAATGGGTTAGAAGAGCTGGGGATAATTATTTAAAGAACGAGTTTAAAAATGTTAATGTTTAG
- a CDS encoding transporter substrate-binding domain-containing protein, with product MKKILFILTGIWLIAVVESVNAKTINLTIDERYWYPFAYIENDQPKGMHVDIIKEALKNLGYEIKIKPLPRKRSIMSCEEGEVDGVISIAFHPELAKSLEFPSDAANPPQSQWGTKESKWRIMQVDQMIVTLIDNNYEFDGDMKSIPNPVRVPRGETIIADLEKFGLYVEEAREDNQNFGKLLRDKDGSVITSSIMAENMDNTPEFKNKFRIQAIPLASQSYFLAFSLKSTLNADEKNKIWDEIKRLRDDYVFMLVMFSQY from the coding sequence ATGAAAAAAATACTCTTCATTTTAACTGGGATATGGCTTATAGCGGTGGTAGAGAGCGTTAATGCTAAGACTATTAATTTGACTATCGATGAACGTTATTGGTATCCTTTTGCCTATATTGAAAATGATCAACCTAAAGGAATGCATGTAGATATTATTAAAGAAGCTTTAAAAAATTTAGGTTATGAAATAAAGATTAAACCTTTGCCACGTAAACGGTCAATTATGAGCTGTGAAGAAGGTGAAGTTGATGGAGTAATTTCTATTGCTTTTCATCCTGAGCTTGCAAAATCCCTTGAATTTCCCTCTGATGCAGCTAATCCGCCGCAATCTCAATGGGGAACTAAGGAATCTAAGTGGAGGATCATGCAAGTTGATCAGATGATCGTCACTTTAATTGACAATAATTATGAATTTGATGGAGATATGAAATCAATTCCTAATCCAGTAAGAGTTCCGCGCGGAGAAACTATTATTGCTGACCTTGAAAAGTTTGGTTTATATGTGGAAGAAGCTAGAGAAGATAATCAAAATTTTGGAAAATTACTTCGAGATAAGGATGGCTCTGTTATAACTAGTTCAATTATGGCGGAAAATATGGATAATACTCCTGAATTTAAAAATAAATTCAGAATTCAGGCCATACCGTTGGCATCGCAGTCTTATTTTCTGGCTTTTTCACTTAAATCTACCCTTAATGCCGATGAAAAAAATAAAATTTGGGACGAGATTAAGCGTCTTCGTGATGATTATGTATTTATGTTGGTAATGTTTTCTCAATATTAA
- the nrfD gene encoding polysulfide reductase NrfD, producing the protein MIDDAALIPSDLKRCSPKVFYGGIAVVSAVLLWGVYAMFLCWFKGLNQTNMNDAYGFALWIWADLAVIALGGGAFFTGFLRYIVGKDELKNIINFAVIIGFICYSSALLILAIDIGQPLRGWFIFWHANVHSMLTEVAFCLTCYFGVLTIEYLPLILENPQIYKNAFWHHLSHNLHEVMAVFAATGAFLSCFHQGSLGGVAGVLYGRPFAYREGIFVWPWTFFLFTWSAAACGPCFTILITKITEFITRKKLVKDNVIELLAKISGWMIFTYIIAKIIDTAYWAYTTAPSMGFEIGQFYSNNSLYGYWILFLEIVIGGILPALILITKKGRSNSFLLMIAIICAVIGVTTNRWVMVLQVMAVPVLSFEEWYMYFPSWQEIATTVLPVAYGIILIALSYRYLPVFPQEQELYNS; encoded by the coding sequence ATGATAGATGATGCTGCATTAATTCCAAGTGATTTAAAACGGTGTTCCCCTAAAGTTTTTTATGGAGGTATAGCCGTTGTAAGTGCTGTTTTACTCTGGGGTGTTTATGCCATGTTTTTGTGCTGGTTTAAAGGCCTTAACCAAACTAACATGAACGATGCTTATGGATTTGCCCTTTGGATTTGGGCAGACCTTGCTGTAATTGCCTTAGGCGGTGGAGCTTTTTTTACAGGTTTTTTAAGATATATTGTAGGAAAAGATGAATTAAAAAATATAATTAATTTTGCAGTTATAATAGGCTTTATTTGCTATAGTTCAGCTTTACTTATTCTTGCTATAGATATTGGACAGCCTTTAAGGGGTTGGTTTATATTTTGGCATGCAAATGTCCATTCTATGCTAACAGAAGTTGCTTTTTGTTTAACATGTTATTTCGGAGTTCTTACTATTGAATATCTTCCTCTTATACTTGAAAATCCTCAAATATATAAAAATGCTTTTTGGCATCATTTAAGCCATAATTTACATGAAGTAATGGCTGTATTTGCTGCAACTGGAGCTTTTCTTTCATGCTTCCATCAAGGTTCTCTTGGCGGTGTTGCTGGAGTTCTTTACGGAAGACCGTTTGCTTACAGAGAAGGCATTTTTGTATGGCCATGGACATTCTTTTTATTTACATGGTCAGCCGCCGCCTGCGGTCCTTGTTTTACAATTCTTATAACAAAAATTACAGAATTTATTACCCGTAAAAAACTTGTTAAAGATAATGTAATTGAGCTACTTGCCAAAATATCGGGATGGATGATTTTTACTTACATCATAGCAAAAATAATTGATACTGCATACTGGGCTTATACTACTGCGCCTTCTATGGGCTTTGAAATAGGTCAATTTTATTCCAATAATTCTTTGTATGGTTATTGGATACTTTTTCTTGAAATAGTTATCGGAGGGATTTTACCTGCATTAATATTAATAACAAAAAAAGGACGAAGTAATTCTTTCTTACTTATGATAGCTATTATCTGTGCAGTAATAGGAGTTACCACAAATCGGTGGGTTATGGTATTACAAGTAATGGCTGTTCCTGTTCTTTCTTTTGAAGAATGGTATATGTATTTCCCAAGCTGGCAAGAAATTGCAACAACTGTTTTACCTGTTGCCTATGGAATAATTTTAATAGCATTGTCATATCGCTATTTACCAGTTTTCCCACAGGAACAGGAATTATATAACTCTTAA